In a single window of the Streptacidiphilus sp. P02-A3a genome:
- a CDS encoding NAD kinase, protein MTDRSVFLLAHTGREEALLSVECLVEGLLKAGIRLRVLAAEAPDMGFPAGVEAVPTGPGAVAGCELILVLGGDGTLLRGAELSRESGVPMLGVNLGRVGFLAEAERDDLAKVVERVVDLDYEVEERMTLDVIVRTDGRIVHTDWALNEASVEKASRERMIEVVTEVDGRPVSNFGCDGVVCATPTGSTAYAFSAGGPVVWPEVEALLMVPISAHALFAKPLVTSPKSVLAVEVQRKTPNGVLWCDGRRTVELPAGARVEVRRGRTPVRLARLHRAPFTDRLVAKFALPVTGWRGAPEQG, encoded by the coding sequence ATGACTGACCGCTCTGTCTTCCTGCTCGCGCACACCGGCCGCGAAGAGGCCCTGCTCAGTGTGGAGTGCCTGGTCGAAGGCCTGTTGAAGGCGGGAATAAGGCTGCGGGTGCTGGCTGCCGAGGCCCCGGACATGGGTTTCCCGGCCGGGGTCGAGGCGGTGCCGACCGGGCCGGGGGCAGTCGCGGGTTGCGAGCTGATCCTGGTCCTGGGCGGGGACGGGACGCTGCTGCGCGGCGCCGAGCTGTCACGCGAGTCCGGGGTGCCGATGCTCGGGGTGAACCTGGGCCGGGTCGGCTTCCTGGCCGAGGCGGAGCGCGACGACCTGGCGAAGGTGGTCGAGCGGGTGGTCGACCTCGACTACGAGGTCGAGGAGCGGATGACGCTGGACGTGATCGTCCGCACCGACGGGCGGATCGTGCACACCGACTGGGCGCTGAACGAGGCCTCGGTGGAGAAGGCATCCCGCGAACGCATGATCGAGGTGGTGACCGAGGTCGACGGCCGTCCGGTGTCGAACTTCGGCTGTGACGGCGTGGTCTGCGCGACCCCGACGGGTTCCACCGCGTACGCGTTCTCGGCCGGGGGGCCGGTGGTCTGGCCGGAGGTGGAGGCGCTGCTGATGGTGCCGATCAGCGCCCACGCGCTGTTCGCCAAGCCGCTGGTGACCTCGCCCAAGTCGGTGCTGGCGGTGGAGGTCCAGCGCAAGACGCCCAACGGCGTGCTGTGGTGCGACGGCCGCCGGACGGTGGAGCTGCCCGCCGGGGCCAGGGTCGAGGTGCGCCGGGGGCGGACTCCGGTCCGGCTCGCGCGGCTGCACCGCGCGCCCTTCACCGACCGGCTGGTGGCGAAGTTCGCGCTGCCGGTCACCGGCTGGCGCGGCGCGCCGGAGCAGGGCTGA
- a CDS encoding TlyA family RNA methyltransferase, giving the protein MAVARRRLDAELVRRKLARSREHASELIAAGRVSVGGATATKPATQVETSAAVVVSKDDNDPDYVSRGGHKLAGALAAFVPQGLAVAGRRCLDAGASTGGFTDVLLRAGVDRVLAVDVGYGQLAWSLQSDDRVTVMDRTNVRELTLEQVGGVPVDLVVSDLSFIPLGLVLPALVACTAPEGDLVLMVKPQFEVGKERLGSGGVVRSPQLRQEMIEKVAAQGAALGLGVRGVTASPLPGPSGNVEYFLWFRRDAGPLDPDQASRAVSEGPQ; this is encoded by the coding sequence GTGGCAGTCGCACGACGCCGTCTGGACGCCGAACTCGTCCGCCGCAAGCTGGCCCGTTCCCGGGAGCACGCCAGTGAGCTGATCGCCGCCGGGCGGGTCAGTGTCGGCGGGGCCACCGCGACCAAGCCCGCCACCCAGGTGGAGACCTCGGCGGCGGTGGTGGTGAGCAAGGACGACAACGACCCGGACTACGTCTCCCGGGGCGGCCACAAGCTCGCCGGCGCGCTCGCCGCGTTCGTCCCGCAGGGGCTGGCCGTGGCCGGGCGTCGCTGCCTGGACGCGGGCGCGTCCACCGGCGGGTTCACCGATGTGCTGCTGCGGGCCGGGGTGGACCGGGTGCTGGCCGTGGACGTCGGCTACGGCCAGCTGGCCTGGTCGCTGCAGAGCGACGACCGGGTGACCGTGATGGACCGCACCAATGTGCGCGAGTTGACGTTGGAGCAGGTCGGCGGCGTGCCCGTGGACCTGGTGGTCAGCGACCTGTCGTTCATCCCGCTGGGCCTGGTGCTGCCCGCGCTGGTGGCCTGCACCGCGCCCGAGGGGGACCTGGTGCTGATGGTCAAGCCGCAGTTCGAGGTGGGCAAGGAGCGGCTGGGCAGCGGCGGCGTGGTGCGCAGCCCGCAGCTGCGGCAGGAGATGATCGAGAAGGTGGCGGCCCAGGGCGCGGCCCTGGGGCTGGGGGTGCGCGGGGTGACCGCGAGCCCGCTGCCGGGGCCGTCCGGCAACGTCGAGTACTTCCTCTGGTTCCGTCGCGACGCGGGTCCGCTGGATCCGGATCAGGCCAGTCGCGCTGTTTCCGAGGGCCCGCAGTGA
- a CDS encoding DUF1015 family protein — protein sequence MPRVSAVSADDAEESRYGDAGRVAAAGLSLAPFRGLRYDPGRVTSLAAVTSPPYDVVDADGRLRLETGDPHNVVRLILPRPEPTAESGYRRAAALLSAWQRSGVLTADPAPALYVYEQQAPPEEGGALQRGLIGALAVSGPRAGVVLPHEEVMPRPVADRVGLMRTTKANLEPILLTYRGDGTAAEVIERTVGTPSLLTTTTSDGTTHRLWSVTDPHDLRVVSRDLATCRALIADGHHRWAMYLRLQREHRYLAHSPWDRGLVLLVDTARYPLRVRAIHRVLHRLPLRDALAALGSPGGSWTVTDPLPGQDAALAAQDRAKATGQNAFVLTGGDEFRLVTGPDAATLDAAVPADRPEEYRRLDATVLHSVLLDRVWRVPDSPEHIGYVHDTDAAVREAAQTGGTAVLLHPVAEGVVRRLAEQGVTMPRKSTSFGPKPATGLVLRSLLLG from the coding sequence ATGCCCAGAGTGAGCGCAGTCAGTGCAGACGACGCAGAAGAATCCCGGTACGGCGACGCGGGCCGCGTGGCCGCCGCCGGCCTGTCACTCGCCCCTTTCCGCGGCTTGCGTTACGACCCCGGGCGGGTCACCTCGCTGGCCGCGGTCACCTCGCCCCCGTACGACGTGGTGGACGCCGACGGACGGCTCCGCCTGGAGACCGGTGACCCGCACAATGTCGTGCGGCTGATCCTGCCCCGGCCGGAACCCACCGCCGAGAGCGGCTACCGGCGCGCCGCAGCCCTGCTCTCCGCCTGGCAGCGCAGCGGCGTCCTCACCGCCGATCCGGCGCCCGCGCTGTACGTCTACGAGCAGCAGGCCCCGCCCGAGGAGGGCGGCGCCCTGCAGCGCGGCCTGATCGGCGCCCTCGCCGTCAGCGGACCACGGGCCGGGGTGGTACTGCCGCACGAGGAGGTGATGCCCCGCCCGGTCGCCGACCGGGTCGGCCTGATGCGGACCACCAAGGCCAACCTGGAACCGATCCTGCTCACCTACCGGGGCGACGGCACCGCAGCCGAGGTCATCGAGCGGACCGTCGGAACCCCGTCGCTGCTGACCACCACGACCAGCGACGGCACCACCCACCGGCTGTGGTCGGTCACCGACCCGCACGACCTCCGCGTCGTCTCCAGGGACCTCGCCACCTGCCGCGCGCTGATCGCCGACGGACACCACCGCTGGGCGATGTACCTGCGCCTCCAGCGCGAACACCGCTACCTCGCGCACAGCCCCTGGGATCGCGGGCTGGTACTGCTGGTGGACACCGCCCGGTACCCGCTGCGCGTCCGCGCGATCCACCGGGTGCTGCACCGGCTGCCGCTGCGGGACGCCCTGGCCGCCCTCGGGTCCCCCGGCGGCAGCTGGACGGTGACTGACCCGCTACCGGGCCAGGACGCCGCGCTGGCGGCCCAGGACCGTGCCAAGGCCACCGGCCAGAACGCCTTCGTGCTGACCGGAGGCGATGAGTTCCGGCTGGTCACCGGCCCGGACGCGGCCACCCTCGACGCGGCGGTCCCCGCCGACCGGCCGGAGGAGTACCGCCGTCTCGACGCCACCGTGCTGCACTCGGTCCTGCTCGACCGGGTCTGGCGGGTACCCGACTCCCCGGAGCACATCGGCTACGTGCACGACACCGACGCCGCCGTCCGCGAGGCCGCACAGACCGGCGGGACGGCGGTGCTGCTGCATCCGGTGGCCGAGGGCGTGGTCAGGCGCCTGGCGGAGCAGGGCGTGACCATGCCGCGCAAGTCGACCTCGTTCGGGCCGAAGCCCGCCACCGGCCTGGTACTGCGCAGCCTGCTGCTCGGCTGA
- a CDS encoding HAD-IIA family hydrolase, whose translation MPDLPDVPGSPTEDSLPLHRRYDTALLDLDGVVYAGPNAIDHAVEVLAQARAEGMRLAYVTNNASRTPDAVSTHLTELGVPAEPGDVITSAQAAARLVAGLVPDGSAVLVVGGEGLLQALRERGLKPVRSLDEGPVAVVQGFDPSVGWQQLSEAGYAVAQGLPWVASNTDLTIPTARGTAPGNGTLVAAVRAATGVEPQVAGKPLPPMHRETIIRTGAKHPLVVGDRLDTDIEGAFNGGVDSLLVFTGVSTPEQLPDAPEQHRPTYLAADLRGLLRVQPELVADEDGGYRCGGWTATVGDGAVLLDERGDDPYDGLRALCAVVWAAADASSGGEGPQWRKALTELGL comes from the coding sequence ATGCCTGACCTTCCCGACGTTCCCGGATCGCCGACCGAGGATTCGCTTCCGCTCCACCGGCGCTACGACACGGCGCTGCTCGACCTCGACGGCGTGGTCTACGCCGGTCCGAACGCGATCGACCACGCCGTGGAGGTCCTGGCACAGGCCCGCGCGGAGGGCATGCGGCTGGCGTACGTGACCAACAACGCCTCGCGGACGCCGGACGCGGTCTCCACCCACCTGACCGAGCTGGGCGTACCGGCCGAGCCCGGCGACGTGATCACCTCCGCGCAGGCCGCCGCGCGGCTGGTCGCGGGTCTGGTGCCGGACGGCTCGGCGGTGCTGGTGGTCGGCGGCGAGGGCCTGCTCCAGGCGCTGCGGGAGCGCGGGCTGAAGCCGGTGCGCTCGCTGGACGAAGGGCCGGTGGCGGTGGTGCAGGGCTTCGATCCGAGCGTCGGCTGGCAGCAGCTGTCCGAGGCCGGCTACGCCGTGGCCCAGGGACTGCCGTGGGTGGCCTCCAACACCGACCTGACCATCCCGACCGCGCGCGGCACCGCCCCCGGCAACGGCACGCTGGTCGCGGCGGTCCGCGCGGCAACCGGGGTGGAGCCGCAGGTCGCGGGCAAGCCGCTGCCGCCGATGCACCGGGAGACGATCATCCGCACCGGCGCGAAGCACCCGCTGGTGGTCGGGGACCGGTTGGACACCGACATCGAGGGCGCGTTCAACGGCGGCGTGGACAGCCTGCTGGTCTTCACCGGCGTCAGCACACCGGAGCAGCTCCCGGACGCGCCGGAGCAGCACCGCCCGACGTACCTGGCGGCGGACCTGCGCGGGCTGCTGCGGGTGCAGCCGGAGCTGGTCGCGGATGAGGACGGCGGCTACCGCTGCGGCGGCTGGACGGCGACGGTCGGCGACGGCGCGGTGCTGCTCGACGAGCGGGGGGACGACCCGTACGACGGTCTGCGCGCGCTGTGCGCGGTGGTCTGGGCGGCGGCGGACGCCTCCTCCGGTGGCGAGGGGCCGCAGTGGCGGAAGGCGCTGACCGAACTCGGGCTCTGA
- a CDS encoding sterol-binding protein → MANSAECLAALNQLSENLGNAQGDVRSAAAMDRSLTCWITDLDLTFSGRLRDGRIQDITQAPGKPGERAQIRLALTGDDLVALVGGRINFASAWASGRVKLEAGIRDLLQLRKLL, encoded by the coding sequence ATGGCGAACTCCGCCGAGTGCCTGGCGGCACTGAACCAGCTCAGCGAGAACCTCGGCAACGCGCAGGGCGACGTCCGCAGCGCCGCCGCCATGGACCGCTCGCTGACCTGCTGGATCACCGACCTCGACCTGACCTTCTCCGGACGCCTCCGGGACGGCCGTATCCAGGACATCACACAGGCGCCCGGCAAGCCGGGGGAACGGGCACAGATCCGGCTCGCCCTGACGGGCGACGACCTGGTGGCACTGGTCGGCGGCCGGATCAACTTCGCCTCGGCCTGGGCGTCCGGACGGGTCAAGCTGGAGGCCGGCATCCGTGACCTGCTCCAGCTGCGCAAGCTGCTCTGA
- a CDS encoding tetratricopeptide repeat protein, whose protein sequence is MYDWFRRGSELLASGHPGAAVQLLVRAAEAEPGSTAIRETLARAQFDAGSYAAALESFRTVALADPSDDYAQFGWGLAAARTGDFEESAVHLALAVAMRPESEHYRAALRQTRATLKARAGGFGTVKGVQDQDE, encoded by the coding sequence GTGTACGACTGGTTCCGGCGCGGGAGCGAGTTGCTGGCGAGCGGCCATCCAGGGGCGGCCGTGCAGTTGCTGGTGCGGGCGGCGGAGGCGGAGCCCGGCTCGACCGCGATCCGGGAGACGCTGGCCCGGGCGCAGTTCGACGCCGGATCGTACGCGGCGGCGCTGGAGAGCTTCCGGACGGTGGCGCTGGCCGACCCGTCGGACGACTACGCCCAGTTCGGCTGGGGCCTGGCGGCGGCCAGGACCGGTGACTTCGAGGAGTCGGCGGTGCATCTGGCGCTGGCGGTGGCGATGCGGCCGGAATCCGAGCACTACCGGGCGGCGTTGCGGCAGACCCGGGCGACGCTGAAGGCGCGGGCGGGCGGGTTCGGTACGGTCAAGGGTGTGCAGGACCAGGACGAGTAG